A genomic segment from Aestuariirhabdus haliotis encodes:
- a CDS encoding alpha/beta fold hydrolase, with translation MKNLLQMTISLILLIFNQSTNATETNATYQYSSTATQSISTNGVTFAYRELGVEHQETIILLNHFLAVIDDWDPAIVDGLATEYRVIVFDNEGLGGSTGTVDTTIDGMADNAANFIKALELSNVHVFGFSMGGFVAQSLAHKYPDLVSKLVLAGTGPSNIANTHELPNLLKKSFMYAQKNNKHRKNFLFFTQSKESQIAADEFVSRLGARIKSDRVKRSDQHVVAAHVGAIQRWAKKGNNWLSNIQQPTLIINGDKDIMVDTKYSFELHKVLPNSQMSIYPNAGHGAIFQYHDLFVKQVLAFL, from the coding sequence ATGAAAAATTTATTACAGATGACTATTTCATTAATACTTCTAATTTTTAATCAGTCAACTAATGCCACTGAGACTAATGCAACTTATCAATACTCAAGTACAGCGACTCAATCAATAAGTACAAATGGAGTTACTTTTGCTTATAGAGAGCTAGGTGTAGAACACCAGGAAACTATTATTTTGCTGAATCACTTTTTAGCAGTAATAGATGATTGGGACCCTGCTATTGTAGATGGTTTAGCAACAGAGTATCGAGTGATTGTATTTGATAATGAAGGTCTAGGAGGCTCTACTGGAACCGTAGATACTACGATTGATGGCATGGCTGACAATGCCGCTAACTTTATTAAAGCGCTGGAGCTAAGTAACGTACATGTTTTTGGCTTCTCTATGGGGGGCTTTGTAGCTCAATCGTTAGCACACAAATACCCAGACCTAGTAAGTAAATTAGTTTTAGCAGGTACTGGTCCTTCTAATATTGCTAATACTCATGAATTACCTAATCTGTTAAAGAAGTCATTCATGTACGCTCAGAAGAATAACAAGCATAGAAAAAATTTCTTATTTTTCACGCAATCAAAAGAAAGTCAAATTGCTGCTGATGAGTTTGTTTCTAGACTTGGGGCACGTATCAAGAGTGATCGTGTAAAAAGATCGGACCAACATGTAGTGGCAGCACATGTTGGCGCGATTCAGCGTTGGGCGAAAAAAGGAAATAATTGGTTGTCAAATATACAGCAACCAACGTTAATCATAAATGGCGATAAGGATATTATGGTTGATACCAAATATTCGTTCGAGCTTCACAAGGTATTACCAAACTCGCAAATGAGTATTTACCCTAATGCTGGCCATGGCGCGATATTTCAGTACCATGATTTGTTTGTTAAACAAGTTTTAGCTTTTTTATAA
- a CDS encoding winged helix-turn-helix transcriptional regulator: protein MTRVNFSHQQCSIAQCLSAVGDVWSFLIIRDAMAGKTRFSDFEKSLGIAKNILRNRLCQLVENEVMQKVEVGKRGSRYEYQLSQKGKDLFPIMVTIYQWAENWVDEEKRSAFLLTDQKGNPINKLSVIDEYGNDLTYEKVIRQPKVINP, encoded by the coding sequence ATGACAAGAGTAAATTTTTCACATCAGCAATGCTCAATTGCTCAATGCTTATCAGCGGTCGGAGATGTTTGGTCGTTCCTTATTATTCGTGATGCTATGGCAGGTAAAACGAGATTTTCAGACTTTGAAAAAAGCTTGGGAATAGCAAAAAACATACTGCGCAATCGCCTTTGCCAACTAGTAGAAAATGAAGTAATGCAAAAAGTCGAAGTTGGAAAAAGGGGGAGTCGATATGAATACCAACTTTCTCAAAAAGGAAAAGATTTGTTTCCAATTATGGTAACAATCTACCAATGGGCAGAAAACTGGGTGGACGAGGAAAAACGCAGTGCTTTTTTATTGACAGATCAAAAAGGCAATCCAATAAACAAACTGTCCGTTATTGATGAGTACGGAAATGACTTAACTTATGAAAAAGTAATAAGGCAACCTAAAGTTATTAATCCTTAA